The region CTGACAGAGCCCCTGGTGCCCACTTACTCTCCTGCAGCATGTGGTCCTGTATCCCCTGGTGGCCAAGAGTCTACGCAACATCGCAGCCGGCAAGGACCCCCTGGAGGGCCAGCGGCACTGCTGCGGCATTGCCCAGATGCATGAGCACAATTCCCTGGGCCATGCTGATCTGGACGCCCTGCAGCACAACCCCCAGCCTCTCATCTTCGACATCGAGATGCTTAAGGTGAGGGGCCACCAAGCCCCAGACACCTCGGCAAAACCACCACCGCCCAGCTTCAGAGTGGGTgctggccctgcctgcctgcccagagCTGGTGGGCTCAGTGACTGTGGGTTGTTGGGACAGGACAGGTGCAAGGACACCTGTGTGGAACCACTGGCAGTGCCTATGGATCTCCTCCTCgggcctctccccttccttcaggtctctgcgAGGGCAGGGACGTTCACCATCTTGTTGAACctggcacagtgctgggcacataggagaTGTCCTGGGCCCGGCCAGCCCAGAGGCTGCTCAGGTCTgcagctggggaggctgtggcgCTCACCCCGACTTGGCCTCCATCTCGGCAGGTGGAGAACCCTGGCACATACCAGCAGGACCCATGGGCAATGACGGATGAGGAGAAGGCAAAGGCAGTGCCCGTCATCCACCAGGAGGGCAACCGGCTGTACCGCGAGGGCCACGTGAAGGAGGCTGCCGTCAAGTACTATGACGCCATCGCCTGCCTCAAGAACCTTCAGATGAAGGTGCTGCCTGGAGGCTGTGGTGGGTGAgcggaggtggggaggtgggggccggAGGGCCCAGGTTTCAGTATCTTttgtcctctccctgccccatgcCTCCAggaacagcctgggtcccctgACTGGATCCAGCTGGATCAGCAGATCACACCGCTGCTGCTCAACTACTGTCAGTGCAAGCTGGTGGCCCAAGAGTATTACGAAGTGCTGGACCACTGCTCCTCCATCCTCAATAAGTATGATGGTGAGCATAGGGCACTGGGCCGCCAGGGCGGGCCAGCGGGTGGTCAGGCGAGCAGTGTGTTCTGTCACCAGTGGGTACTGGGGCACAAGGCAGAGCCTTTAGTATCACTTGCATTCTGAGCTCCCACAGGAGCTCAGACCaaatctctcccacccaggcagGGCCATGGGCTGTGTTGTGCCAGTGAGGTATCAAGGGCATCACGGggcttgggggtggggttggCATCCTCAAGTCAGGAGGGCTTTGTCCCATGATGGGTCTGGGAGCTGGCTGGTCCCACCTCATGCCCTGGTGTGCATGTTGCCCACTGATACCCCTGCAGACAACGTCAAGGCCTACTTCAAACGGGGCAAGGCGCACGCGGCGGTGTGGAATGCCCAGGAGGCCCAGGCTGACTTTGCCAAGGTGCTGGAGCTGGACCCCGCCCTGGCGCCCGTTGTGAGCCGTGAGCTGAGGGCCCTCGAGGCACGGATCCGGCAGAAGGATGAGGAGGACAAGGCCCGCTTCCGGGGCATCTTCTCCCACTGATGGGGTCCTGCCAGCCCGGCCACCCTGCCTAGCCCACTGCTGCTGTTGCCAGTTCGCCCACCCCAACTCTACCATGCTTCTCTGTATATAAAAGCCTTATTTATCTCTCTGTGTCTGGGCCCACCGAGCTGATCCATGGGGAGAGCCGGGGTCATCACCTCACTTTTCCTGGTACTTGGGTGGCTTTGAGAGGCAGAGGATTGGGGTTCTAATCCTAGCTCCCCCTTTACCAGCTTGGagacctctctgggtctcagcgaCCCTAAGAGAGAAATGAGGAGGATGATCTTGTCACAAAGAAAGTGTTTTTTGCTGCCCATGGCTGAGGCTTCTGGGAGCCTTCAGTCTTAAGGTGGAGTCAAAGGAAGCTCAAGCCAGGAGGCTGTGTCCAGGTGAGGTGGGCTCCCAGTGCAGCCCTCCCTGCTCTGATCCCATGGTCCCATGGCCTCAGCTTCTGGGAACAGAGGCTCCAGTGAGGACCCAAGTCTGGGCCCCAGCAAACTGAAAGGCTGACCTGGgtagggaggctggggaggggtagGGTAGGCTGACTCTCCAGGATGAGGCCTTGTGGAAAGTGAAGGACAGAGCTCTTCACAAGACCTCCGAGGCCCAGGCCCCAATCCTGGCCCTGTCCTCTGGCCTGTCGCATGACCCTGGGCACCTCCTGGCCTCTCTTTGCCCTTCAGCATCTCCATCAAACTATAAACGTGGGCTGGGCTGCCCTGTGATGCCAGGCAGGTGGGCAATCAGGTAGGCTGCAGGTGGTGTTTATTTTCATGGATTTACACTCTGGAAAAGCCTTTGgaccctcctcccactcccagggctggtccCCCAGCACGAAAAGGAAGAAACACTGAGGGGCAGACAAAGATGCAGGAtgtggggctgggggcccagcCTTCCACATGCGGCCACTTGGGCCCCTCAAGTGTGTGAATAAATAGTCCAGGTCCAGCCACAGTTGAGGCCTCACTCTTCGCTGTCCAACTTGAGGCTGATGCTTCGGGCCTTGCCCCGAGCCAGGGTGGTGGGCGGCGTCCCTGGGCCCTCCCGCTCCGCCTGGCTGGGGCCCCTTGAGCGAAGCAGCTGGCTCTGTTTTCGGAGGAAGTCCACAGGGGCAGCCCCGCCATAGCTGCTCTTGGCCAGGGTGGCCCTCGATGATCCCGCGGGGGCATGAGGGTGGGAGCTTGCCTCCAGCTGGCCCAGGTGGGCCACATAGCCATCTGACAGGAACTGTGGGCAGAGGTGGTCCAGGATGAAGGGATGGCTGGTCTCAGGCCCATAAGCTGCCCTCACCTGTCCTACCCAGGCTCCTGGGAGTGCTGGCTGTATTGCAGAGCTGGCATAGTCTGCCTGGCCCCAGGCTGGGAGCCAG is a window of Vicugna pacos chromosome 10, VicPac4, whole genome shotgun sequence DNA encoding:
- the AIP gene encoding AH receptor-interacting protein isoform X2 codes for the protein MADIIARLREDGIQKRVIQEGRGELPDFHDGTKATFHYRTLHSDKEGTVLDDSRVRGKPMELIIGKKFKLPVWETIVCTMREGEIAQFYCDVKVENPGTYQQDPWAMTDEEKAKAVPVIHQEGNRLYREGHVKEAAVKYYDAIACLKNLQMKEQPGSPDWIQLDQQITPLLLNYCQCKLVAQEYYEVLDHCSSILNKYDDNVKAYFKRGKAHAAVWNAQEAQADFAKVLELDPALAPVVSRELRALEARIRQKDEEDKARFRGIFSH
- the AIP gene encoding AH receptor-interacting protein isoform X1 — translated: MADIIARLREDGIQKRVIQEGRGELPDFHDGTKATFHYRTLHSDKEGTVLDDSRVRGKPMELIIGKKFKLPVWETIVCTMREGEIAQFYCDVKHVVLYPLVAKSLRNIAAGKDPLEGQRHCCGIAQMHEHNSLGHADLDALQHNPQPLIFDIEMLKVENPGTYQQDPWAMTDEEKAKAVPVIHQEGNRLYREGHVKEAAVKYYDAIACLKNLQMKEQPGSPDWIQLDQQITPLLLNYCQCKLVAQEYYEVLDHCSSILNKYDDNVKAYFKRGKAHAAVWNAQEAQADFAKVLELDPALAPVVSRELRALEARIRQKDEEDKARFRGIFSH
- the AIP gene encoding AH receptor-interacting protein isoform X3, with translation MADIIARLREDGIQKRVIQEGRGELPDFHDGTKATFHYRTLHSDKEGTVLDDSRVRGKPMELIIGKKFKLPVWETIVCTMREGEIAQFYCDVKHVVLYPLVAKSLRNIAAGKDPLEGQRHCCGIAQMHEHNSLGHADLDALQHNPQPLIFDIEMLKVENPGTYQQDPWAMTDEEKAKAVPVIHQEGNRLYREGHVKEAAVKYYDAIACLKNLQMKEQPGSPDWIQLDQQITPLLLNYCQCKLVAQEYYEVLDHCSSILNKQRQGLLQTGQGARGGVECPGGPG